One Ignavibacteriales bacterium genomic region harbors:
- a CDS encoding DUF4382 domain-containing protein — MKHFICFYKTGIIGIMAISLMLLSSSCQYDYSSPQPGKLQIRLKTISNNIQFTELNNFIITYSVIQAVKNDGSRADIFEDLNAIDTKPLGINVLDFRARDSVLIIGETFVPPGDYSGVQFTITPKENLTLRGYQTVNVNPVGFESNVRIYLSNSYKVNEYNLTVVTIELNLDKSLVKDAFDYNFIPSFHISSIKNY; from the coding sequence ATGAAACATTTTATCTGCTTTTATAAAACGGGCATTATTGGGATTATGGCCATATCTTTAATGCTGCTATCCTCAAGTTGTCAGTACGATTACAGTAGCCCTCAACCGGGGAAATTACAAATTCGTTTAAAAACAATATCGAATAATATTCAATTCACCGAATTGAATAATTTTATAATAACATATTCAGTGATCCAAGCTGTTAAGAACGATGGATCACGTGCTGATATCTTTGAAGATTTGAATGCCATTGACACAAAACCTCTGGGAATTAACGTCCTTGATTTTCGTGCCAGAGATTCGGTTTTAATTATCGGTGAAACTTTTGTTCCTCCAGGTGATTATAGTGGAGTTCAATTCACCATAACGCCTAAAGAGAATTTAACCCTCCGAGGTTATCAAACAGTAAATGTTAATCCGGTCGGATTTGAATCTAATGTTAGAATATATCTTTCGAATTCTTATAAAGTAAATGAATATAATCTGACAGTAGTTACGATCGAACTTAATTTGGACAAATCTTTAGTTAAGGATGCGTTTGATTATAATTTTATACCCAGTTTTCACATTTCATCAATTAAAAATTATTGA